gtTATACAATATGCATTgctatttctaaaatattatcTAACAATGTTGTTACAGAAAAGTCACTAATAACTTAATGATCAAAGTGATATAAATTTCTATCAGATTCAggcttattttattttatctaaaattttaattatttaaagtatcTTCTGATTTATACATTGTATATACATAAAGATGTGtgttgtttaattttattaagaaaatcttctcaatatttaaattgacatatttcataataaaacaGATGAATGTAATAAAAGATTGGACAAAGACTTGACACAAAtggttgaatcaacagttgacaATGCCATTCAAGAATTATCAACCGTTAATCGGCAactgttaaaaaatgaattgatTCTTCAAGAATCTGTTTGTCAATTACGCAGCGCTTGCAACCGAACGAAAGATGTTTTAAATGCATTACAGCAACTCGTAGATGGCAATTTTTTACATTCAATTAAAActtaatttatgtaaatatattttcttacatattattattcaaatatataatagataatgataacaatcataatattaataataataataacaacagtaatgtTACCTTAATATAATGTGTTAAGTATCAGTATTAAAAAAGCGTGATATTCTTAAAGGATTTAATGGGTAGGATATTGTTGAGCATTGGTTTTCTTTAATTGGCAGttctattaaatatattaatcgtTTCCTAATAtgttttaaaatagaaataagaCATTATTCCTCTGTAATGCGCTGTAAAGAAagatcattaaaaattatatatagaacaaatttataattaccgACACATTTAGGTGTTATCAAATATGCCTCTAATGATCGTTGcattttaaatatccaaatgacaataaatataaatgtcatTTTATAATGTACAGATGTTAAGATATATATCAAAGAGTGTCACGACATGTTGTTTAAAATGTTTCTGTAAAGAATAAACATAAGCATTGAACTTATAAGCATTTTACTTATAAAATCTATGATAAACATTACTACAtatatactaaaaattaaatgaacactTTAGAACATTGTAAAGTTAATTTTTTCTTACAAGCATAGATGTAATaacgtaaattttatttaactacaACACTGATTTGCATATGTATAATCTTTTCAGAAACATCTGcacattttcttcttttcctgCAGTTTTTTTTATCAAACGCATAACTTTGGTATCAAAGAGCTGATATTGGTTTTTACTTACTACAGTACTAAATTTAGTGTATAATGAATCGGTGATTGTAATGGGGATGCACTCTTTCTCTATAAATTCAGTCTTAAACATTTCATCAATCTTCGTTGAACTAAAGCTTGGTATAATATTTCTACATACAAAACTTCACAAACCAAACAGGTCATCCTTCTACTAATATTGATATGACAACATCGTGACGGAATGTTTTCTGTGACATGatatttctatataatttttgtatgtagtACATTtagattatttaatatttaaattgcatGTGTACAactatgcatatgtatataagaCCTCATTTTGCAGTGAAGCAATTCCTTATaccaaattctacaaaataatctacatatatatatatatatatatatatatatatatatcattgattcatacagaaataaaaacCATTAAACTcttataaaaaacaaaatgcaACTAGATTTCagtacaatataaaattataataaataaagcaACAACTTTCAATAAATCGTTTTTCTGctaagaaatttaagattcatatatttcataaatacttGCAAATACTTTAGAAATAACTTTTAGCCATCCATGAAAGACAGAAACTTAATTTCTGTACGTGTTTGTTTGCCACTGCATTTTTCAATATTCTGCAtagaagattttttaaatttccatggACAATGTAAGTGTATTCAATTGTTGGAAATAACACGATGGTAGAAGATGGCACAATGAACTATTGTGCTATAAATATGATGGGCTCAATTCCAGAAAAGGATTAAAGTTTGTTGTAATTGGCGACCTTTATAAAATATGCGACGTCGCACTCGATACATATTAGCCAATGTGAGGGCGCCCACCCCCCACATGGCCTACGCTCGCTCCATCTCTCCACTACTCGCATACATCTGAAGAAGTGCCATCGACTCTTGTGCTTGTCGTTTCTCAGCCAAAAACCTGCCTGAGGCTTCCTTTAATTGTTCCAAAAAGattctgaaataatttttaaaataaataatgagatattttataatattgtaaatcaAGTCTTAAAGTCATTCATATACCTATCAGGCACTATATCAGCTAAGCTGTCTGGGTCCATATCACTAAGTAATTCTAAATCATTTCCACCAAGTAGTGATATATGAGATGGATCACCATGTAATGATGAAACTAATGGTTCTATTGGAGGCCGACGCCTTCTGATTTCATCTCTTTGTCCTCCTTCTACATTATCTACATCATCAACAACAATATAACGTGAAGCAGCTTTACTACTTCCTGCCGCTACCCATTTTTGATCTCCATAAAGAACCATTAAACTGGTATTTCTCTCCAATGTCGCAAAATATTCCTCATCATCTACCTCTGTCCCTGATGTGAAAATGACAACCTCGAATATATgctaattcaataattaataaaaaagaaagaaatcaaaaccatgaaaaattaattgtagttaattattctatttgtaGTTATTTTAATCAAATGAAATTGAAGTTGTTACatagtaaagaaataatcttACCATCTTGTTCTAGAACAATTGTAAGTTCTGCGTCCAAAGGCAAAGACAAGCGATTTCTTGCTATACTAGTTAATTCTTTGAGGGAAGAAGCTGTGATTCCCTTCCGTTTTTCTCTGGCATGATCAACAATTTTATAAGGATTTCCCAATCCTTGCGATATTCCCGGTGTTTCTGACATATTGCTTTAAATTACAACTAAGAAAGCAATCTGAAAACTGCTTCCAAAGAACTTCgtttaattttgtacttttctAGTTCGATCAAATAACGATCAAACGTGATGAAATTATGCCATCAAAAGTTGAGTTTCTTCAAAAGAATTGACCACTACTAAGGCCTGATTATCGTTGCACATTCGTTTATCAACGTTACTGATATTTCTAATTGAATCGCacgaaatttatatttacacgaATAACAActtttaaaaagtattttatttaatgcgTTTTATTAGAAAAACGGTTGCAGCGATACTTAAAACACTAGATACATGCCGATAATTCGGATATAAAGTTGTACAATTAAAACATAAGTGAATAAGGGCAGTGTTTTGGATTGCATTGGATCGTTGGTTTTGTAAGGGCCTTACTacgattattaataattcacgTACACagataaaaaacttgaaaagcgTAAGATAAGTTATGTCTGAGTGACTGAACTGACCGTATGTCAACTCAACACTGGGTCAATGGTGCAACTACCTCTCCTATTTATATTCTCTGTAGGCTACTGCGTATGGTATGTCCGAAAGACACCCTCCATGGTATTTCCTCCCAACATGGCACCCACACAGAAATCAATAACCTACCCCACTCTggcattcatttttttttattaacggTAGATGAATTGTTTACGTTACGAGACGATCATGCTCGTTATGAATATTTTgcgttataaatttttatatagacataaaacaatgtatttatttacttacaaaaatttatttattaatggtcttataattttatttgaaaatgtaacttTGAGTATATGAATAATTAtaaggaaaaataaaagaatacctTTCATTGATAAATATCGTTGTTATAActtatctaaaaaaaaattatatatgtcATACAGTAAAAGATTAAATTTTGACATATAAATATCTGTAATCAGTAAGAAATATAATACCTATACAgtctacaaaatattatttatgaatacatatttttaaaaataataatgttaataaaataagataTAATTTTACTAGGATCTGTGCACTTAAGACACAGCACTGTAGTTAAATTTAGATCAATGAGACTAGATACTACTTTAAGTTTAAAGTTAGCTCAGAGTTAGCCCAGTTAGGGCTCTTAGCTGAGCCACAAGTTTGAATGGAATCaattaaatttacttaaaatattatttaaattaaaccaGAAATGCCTTTACCAAGTGGAAATAAAGAACCGGATGATAGTCAAACATGGGAATTAGCGGAAAGGTGCCTTCTTCCAATTGCATTCTcacatgcaatcgcagtcattttAGCaactattttaaatacattgaaTATATCTCAAACATCTAGTTTTGTgctttttctattattattagttatatctATAGGATCTACATTATTTTACCACAATCTAAAGGTGagtaaaaatgatcaaaattatgTACCTTTATTAACGTATGATAAAATTGTATAGTATCATGTGTACATATTAATTCTAACATAAATAACATACACGGGATGCATTTTTTATAATACTTGTATAAAGAAATATAATGGCACAGGTAACTGCTGCAGGGAAAGCAGTTCTCATTACAGGGTGTGATTCAAGAGTTGGATATACCTTGAGTAAACAATTGGATGAATTGGTAAGAAAAACTTCATACTTACTTCTACTGGTATTATTTATTCCTGTTTttctacatatatatatatatataaaatttgttgttaAAGGGATTTACTGTATTTGCTGGATTTaacagtaaaaatgaaaatgaagcaatggaaaaattgaaacaagaGGCTTCTGGCAGATTACATGTACTGCAATTGGATATTACTAGCGAACACGATATTCACTCAACTTTTCTTTACGTAAATGAAAACTTGCCAGATGGTGCACCAGGTTTAACATTATATTTCATACCTTTTAAGTATTGAAAACTGACTTGTACACTCTatttctaattcttaaatttcgctACAATTGTTTGTATTAGGTTTATGGGCATTAGTACATGCTGCTGCTTGGGTGACTCTAGGTGAATGCGAATGGGTGCCTCCTTCTGTATTAAAACGTAGCATAGATATTAATTTCATTGGCCTTG
Above is a window of Megachile rotundata isolate GNS110a chromosome 12, iyMegRotu1, whole genome shotgun sequence DNA encoding:
- the LOC100874696 gene encoding DNA fragmentation factor subunit alpha translates to MSETPGISQGLGNPYKIVDHAREKRKGITASSLKELTSIARNRLSLPLDAELTIVLEQDGTEVDDEEYFATLERNTSLMVLYGDQKWVAAGSSKAASRYIVVDDVDNVEGGQRDEIRRRRPPIEPLVSSLHGDPSHISLLGGNDLELLSDMDPDSLADIVPDRIFLEQLKEASGRFLAEKRQAQESMALLQMYASSGEMERA
- the LOC100876075 gene encoding D-beta-hydroxybutyrate dehydrogenase, mitochondrial isoform X1, whose product is MPLPSGNKEPDDSQTWELAERCLLPIAFSHAIAVILATILNTLNISQTSSFVLFLLLLVISIGSTLFYHNLKVTAAGKAVLITGCDSRVGYTLSKQLDELGFTVFAGFNSKNENEAMEKLKQEASGRLHVLQLDITSEHDIHSTFLYVNENLPDGAPGLWALVHAAAWVTLGECEWVPPSVLKRSIDINFIGLARLTQVFLPLIRRSKGRVVIVSSLLARIPSPVRGIYCAVKAAIEAWGACLRLEMRRWGVDVVIVETSEYVSGNAWLKDNSSLLEQAREMWTQLDPQTRKEYGEKLFQKEMLSLEKYTQGEEADLTPVTRALTDGVIKTFPMRRYAPVSRKERIQALCSDYLPKPVYDILYTN